In one Desulfuribacillus stibiiarsenatis genomic region, the following are encoded:
- the rsgA gene encoding ribosome small subunit-dependent GTPase A — translation MNVNMKSIGLTESLSQEAMNYSNLLVGRVTAQYKDSYKVVTERGEFIARISGKFRYQINNQVDYPAVGDFVMVDGINDVNGNTVIHHILTRKSIFSRKVAGSRNDIQVVATNIDTLFLCMSMNNDWNLRRMERYLSITWDSGATPVIILTKSDLCEELAAKIQELQPIAIGVDILVTNNLSKDGLQSVFKYIGTGKTIACIGSSGVGKSTLINRVLGNDGIATSETRKDDKGRHTTTRRELFIVPGGGAIIDTPGMRELGIVSSDISKSFADIDQLALQCKYRNCTHNSEPGCAIQQAILEGSLANERLHSYHKLKKEIRYGGLNSKQIEREKINTMFQGISGMKQARKMIKEKNKRNR, via the coding sequence ATGAATGTGAATATGAAAAGCATTGGCCTTACAGAATCTCTTTCTCAAGAGGCCATGAACTATAGCAATTTATTGGTAGGTAGAGTAACTGCACAATATAAAGATTCCTATAAGGTTGTAACAGAGCGCGGGGAATTCATTGCTAGAATTTCTGGAAAATTTCGTTACCAGATAAATAATCAAGTGGATTATCCTGCCGTGGGTGACTTTGTTATGGTTGACGGCATAAACGATGTAAACGGAAATACAGTAATTCATCATATCCTCACTCGAAAAAGTATCTTCTCCAGGAAGGTAGCTGGCTCAAGAAACGACATACAAGTAGTAGCTACAAATATTGATACCCTATTTCTGTGTATGTCGATGAATAATGATTGGAATCTTCGTAGGATGGAGCGGTATCTTTCGATTACTTGGGATAGTGGGGCAACCCCGGTAATTATTCTAACAAAGTCAGACTTATGTGAAGAACTAGCTGCGAAAATCCAAGAGTTGCAACCGATAGCAATTGGGGTTGATATTTTAGTTACGAACAACTTATCAAAGGATGGACTTCAGTCTGTTTTTAAGTATATCGGAACTGGAAAAACAATTGCTTGTATTGGTTCTTCAGGCGTTGGAAAATCAACACTGATTAATCGTGTGCTTGGAAATGATGGCATAGCTACTAGTGAAACTAGAAAAGACGATAAGGGCAGGCATACTACTACAAGACGTGAGTTATTTATAGTACCTGGGGGAGGTGCGATTATTGATACTCCGGGTATGCGAGAACTTGGTATTGTCAGTAGTGATATATCGAAGTCATTCGCTGATATAGACCAACTTGCATTACAATGTAAATATCGTAATTGTACGCATAATAGTGAGCCAGGATGTGCGATCCAACAAGCGATTCTAGAGGGATCTCTAGCAAACGAACGACTGCATAGTTACCATAAACTTAAGAAAGAGATTCGATACGGGGGTCTCAATTCTAAACAAATTGAAAGAGAGAAAATAAATACTATGTTTCAAGGGATAAGCGGTATGAAGCAGGCTAGAAAAATGATCAAGGAAAAGAATAAAAGGAATAGATAG
- a CDS encoding voltage-gated chloride channel family protein yields the protein MEAAKTAKATEKYKNYIAILSTWVILATAIGILVGSVTSVLLNTNDFLGETREANTWLIYFLPLGGILIGYMYMYHGKESGNDAALGNNLVIEGVHGKSRVLRRMGPIVYIGTFITVLFGGSTGREGAAIQMGGSVSQGIIQFFKINPIDTKILLMSGISAAFAAAFGTPITGAIFGMEMVTLGKMKYNAFIACVVASFVAHYTTEKAWGVEHEKFIIQAIPELSIVTFAKVIAVSILFGLLSLLYCQLRHGIQKYTEKLFNKNHMIRAFVGGLVIIALTVLIGSYDYNGRGLDMLEQSFKEDVPPYAFIAKLVFTAVTLGTGFVGGEAIPLFFMGATLGNTLSTIVDLPMSFLAGLGLIAAFCAGANTPIAALFLSIEMFDGKGIEYFLVACLVSYIVSGHHGLWPSQSVYGSKSRLYGTKKGDTIEQIEQNK from the coding sequence TTGGAGGCAGCTAAAACTGCGAAAGCAACAGAAAAGTATAAAAACTACATAGCAATCTTATCAACATGGGTTATTTTGGCGACTGCTATAGGTATTCTTGTCGGTTCTGTAACTTCAGTACTACTGAATACAAACGACTTTCTTGGAGAAACGCGTGAAGCCAACACATGGCTTATTTATTTCTTACCGCTTGGCGGTATACTGATTGGGTATATGTATATGTATCATGGTAAAGAATCTGGGAACGATGCAGCATTAGGGAACAACTTAGTCATAGAAGGCGTCCACGGAAAATCTAGGGTATTACGGAGAATGGGTCCAATTGTTTATATAGGTACATTCATCACTGTATTATTCGGAGGATCTACAGGTAGGGAAGGTGCTGCAATTCAGATGGGCGGAAGTGTTTCTCAGGGTATTATTCAATTTTTCAAGATTAATCCGATTGATACGAAAATACTGCTAATGAGTGGTATTAGTGCGGCTTTTGCTGCAGCCTTTGGTACACCAATTACAGGTGCTATCTTCGGAATGGAGATGGTTACCTTAGGGAAGATGAAGTATAATGCGTTCATTGCTTGTGTAGTAGCTAGTTTCGTCGCACACTATACGACGGAGAAAGCATGGGGAGTAGAGCACGAAAAGTTTATTATTCAAGCGATTCCGGAACTATCCATTGTGACTTTCGCAAAAGTAATTGCCGTCTCAATCCTATTTGGATTATTAAGTCTTCTGTATTGCCAATTGCGACATGGAATTCAGAAATATACTGAAAAATTATTTAATAAAAATCATATGATACGTGCATTTGTCGGAGGACTGGTCATTATTGCATTGACAGTTTTGATTGGTTCCTACGATTATAATGGACGTGGTCTAGATATGCTGGAACAGTCATTTAAAGAAGACGTTCCACCCTATGCGTTTATAGCAAAGTTAGTATTCACCGCAGTTACATTGGGAACTGGATTTGTCGGTGGGGAGGCTATACCGTTATTCTTCATGGGTGCGACCTTAGGCAATACTTTATCTACTATTGTAGATTTACCGATGTCTTTCTTAGCAGGATTAGGATTAATTGCTGCTTTTTGCGCTGGAGCGAATACGCCTATTGCAGCTCTTTTTCTTAGTATCGAGATGTTTGACGGGAAAGGTATAGAATATTTCCTTGTTGCGTGTCTTGTCAGTTATATTGTATCGGGACATCATGGTTTATGGCCATCGCAGTCCGTGTATGGATCGAAAAGCAGATTGTATGGAACGAAAAAAGGCGACACCATAGAACAAATAGAGCAAAACAAGTAA
- a CDS encoding YkvI family membrane protein, whose amino-acid sequence MRKKGISTFKVAATYIGTIVGAGFATGQEVLQFFARFGIAGLLGIVLVTIMFIFFGHMIMDIGRKLNATSHLEIIQFSGGRILGTIIDGVIIFFLFGALTAMIAGTGALFTQQFQISSLLGNILMAVITAVTVLTGINGVINSISIVVPFLLVTVVGTSIYSVLYTPPDIHAVATISGDSGLITNWFLAAILYVSYNIIIAIAVLGPLGVRANSRNTIRNGAFLGGLGLGLGSVMIYLAISGNMAEIAGLEVPMMHIASGISPIVVIVYAVILIAAIYTTAVGSLYGFVSRITDIQRSPNKGRLLVIVTTIVALVASQFGFSNLVKYLYPLVGYGGTLLLLSLVVTKIRKRA is encoded by the coding sequence GTGAGAAAAAAAGGTATTTCTACGTTTAAAGTAGCGGCTACATATATTGGCACGATTGTTGGGGCAGGTTTTGCCACAGGGCAGGAGGTATTACAGTTTTTCGCCAGATTCGGTATTGCTGGTTTACTAGGCATCGTGTTAGTAACTATTATGTTTATATTCTTTGGACACATGATTATGGATATAGGAAGAAAATTAAATGCTACCTCCCATCTAGAAATCATCCAATTCTCCGGGGGAAGGATTTTGGGAACGATTATTGACGGGGTTATAATATTCTTCCTGTTCGGTGCGTTAACTGCGATGATTGCAGGAACTGGGGCACTTTTTACGCAACAGTTTCAAATTTCGAGCTTGTTAGGGAATATCTTGATGGCTGTGATTACTGCAGTGACTGTACTGACAGGAATCAATGGTGTAATCAATTCCATCAGTATTGTCGTGCCGTTTCTACTTGTTACAGTTGTAGGCACAAGTATTTACTCTGTTTTATATACACCACCAGATATCCATGCAGTTGCAACAATTTCAGGAGACAGTGGACTCATAACGAATTGGTTCTTAGCAGCTATTCTCTATGTTTCTTATAATATTATTATTGCGATAGCTGTGTTAGGTCCGTTAGGGGTGAGAGCAAACAGTCGGAATACGATAAGAAATGGAGCGTTTCTAGGAGGTCTAGGATTAGGACTTGGATCTGTGATGATTTACCTCGCCATTTCTGGTAACATGGCAGAGATTGCAGGGTTAGAAGTACCTATGATGCATATTGCAAGTGGGATATCCCCAATTGTTGTGATTGTCTATGCGGTGATATTAATTGCGGCCATTTACACGACGGCTGTAGGATCTTTATATGGATTTGTGTCCCGCATTACTGATATTCAAAGGTCACCGAATAAGGGGAGACTGTTAGTTATAGTGACGACGATAGTTGCACTTGTTGCAAGTCAGTTCGGATTTTCGAATCTTGTGAAATACTTATATCCTTTAGTCGGTTACGGTGGTACGTTGTTATTACTTAGTTTAGTGGTTACTAAAATTAGGAAGAGGGCATAA
- a CDS encoding YhgE/Pip domain-containing protein codes for MDTLKKFFKLPLTYVGIVSAIAFQLIFFSVWLTAYDGVSDRMNQLSITIINEDKTGIGNEIENMLNTRLPFEVITKDQLDDALSSMNLRETQMVLHIPTDFSQMVQSTGTARLNYYINQATSTVAKQAMESVARQVSQDINTQIQWKKHAAFTTQLEVQLKSTLPSELLAIQIADSIKNQLSIISAPSVTSQIEKTNNVDGFGASMVPMMIVLASFVGAMIMSMQIHEASCRLIDSSKWAIFFSRQTINIAVSIVLSIITLTLMGLFSLDIKTSVLTAWSLQTLVFFAFLSLSQMWLYLFGKAGMLLNILSLSIQLVTSGVVVPREMLSDFYYLISSLLPATYAADSYFTVIFGGGPLQSNMTILLAMILVTQIVVMIRVFLQSVSVIANKTVCIDNNELS; via the coding sequence ATGGATACGTTAAAAAAGTTTTTCAAATTGCCTTTAACTTACGTTGGTATAGTTTCGGCAATAGCATTTCAGTTAATCTTCTTCTCGGTATGGCTGACCGCATACGATGGAGTATCTGACCGAATGAATCAGCTCTCAATCACTATTATCAACGAAGACAAAACGGGAATTGGCAACGAAATCGAAAATATGCTTAATACACGGTTACCTTTTGAAGTCATTACGAAAGATCAGTTAGATGATGCATTATCTTCTATGAACTTACGAGAAACTCAAATGGTACTTCATATCCCTACTGATTTTAGCCAAATGGTACAATCGACTGGGACAGCAAGATTGAATTATTACATCAACCAAGCAACATCTACAGTGGCAAAACAAGCAATGGAATCTGTAGCACGTCAAGTATCCCAAGATATAAACACTCAGATTCAATGGAAAAAGCATGCAGCCTTTACTACGCAATTAGAAGTACAGCTAAAAAGTACATTGCCTTCTGAGCTACTTGCAATCCAAATAGCCGACTCAATCAAAAACCAATTATCTATCATTTCTGCACCTTCAGTCACCAGTCAAATAGAAAAAACTAACAACGTCGATGGGTTTGGAGCATCCATGGTTCCAATGATGATTGTACTTGCTTCTTTTGTTGGCGCAATGATTATGAGTATGCAAATTCATGAAGCATCATGTAGATTGATTGATAGTAGTAAATGGGCAATATTTTTTAGCCGACAAACTATTAATATCGCTGTTTCTATTGTGTTATCAATTATTACATTAACACTTATGGGCTTGTTCTCATTAGACATCAAGACATCAGTATTAACAGCATGGTCATTACAAACACTTGTATTTTTTGCATTTCTATCCTTATCTCAAATGTGGCTATATTTGTTTGGGAAGGCAGGTATGTTATTGAATATTCTATCCTTATCGATTCAGCTAGTAACTTCGGGGGTTGTAGTGCCTAGGGAGATGCTTTCTGATTTCTACTATCTAATCAGTTCTCTACTACCTGCAACCTATGCTGCTGATAGCTATTTCACAGTAATCTTTGGTGGTGGGCCTTTACAATCGAATATGACTATCTTGCTAGCAATGATACTTGTTACTCAGATTGTAGTCATGATTCGTGTATTTCTCCAAAGTGTATCAGTGATTGCTAACAAAACTGTATGTATTGATAATAACGAACTTAGTTAG
- a CDS encoding NAD(P)-dependent oxidoreductase: MKKIGFIGVGVMGKSMVRNLMKHGHQVSIYTRTKSKVLDVIEEGAIWCDDVASCSKNQDAIITIVGYPKDVEEVYFSATGIIANANPGTYIIDMTTTSPKQSVQIYAEAKKNNLFALDAPVSGGDIGAKNATLSIMVGGDREAFDACYDIFTCLGTNIIYEGGAGTGQHTKMANQIAIAGAVAGVCEAMAYARNVGLDVQTMLDSISKGAAGSWQMTNMAPRILNGDLNPGFFLKHFIKDMDVAAEEATTVNIQLDVLETVLKMYKELEEQGLGDLGTQALIKYYKGF; this comes from the coding sequence ATGAAGAAAATCGGGTTCATCGGTGTAGGTGTAATGGGAAAGTCAATGGTACGTAATTTAATGAAGCATGGACATCAGGTGTCGATTTATACTCGGACAAAGAGTAAAGTCCTTGATGTCATTGAGGAAGGCGCGATTTGGTGTGATGACGTAGCCAGTTGTTCTAAGAATCAAGATGCTATTATTACGATTGTAGGATATCCAAAAGACGTAGAGGAAGTATATTTTAGTGCAACAGGGATTATAGCAAATGCCAATCCTGGAACCTATATTATAGATATGACAACAACAAGCCCTAAGCAGTCTGTGCAAATCTATGCAGAAGCGAAGAAGAATAATCTGTTTGCATTAGATGCACCTGTTTCGGGCGGAGATATCGGTGCGAAGAACGCGACACTATCGATTATGGTTGGTGGTGACAGAGAGGCATTTGATGCTTGTTATGACATTTTTACATGCCTTGGAACAAACATTATTTACGAAGGTGGTGCCGGTACTGGGCAACACACGAAAATGGCAAACCAAATTGCAATCGCTGGCGCTGTGGCTGGTGTATGCGAGGCAATGGCTTATGCGAGAAACGTCGGGTTGGATGTCCAAACAATGTTAGACAGTATCAGTAAGGGCGCCGCTGGTAGTTGGCAGATGACGAATATGGCTCCGCGAATCTTGAACGGAGACCTTAATCCAGGATTTTTCCTGAAACACTTTATTAAAGATATGGATGTGGCAGCCGAAGAGGCAACCACTGTCAACATACAGCTTGATGTGCTAGAAACAGTACTGAAAATGTACAAAGAGTTAGAAGAACAAGGATTAGGAGATTTAGGAACGCAAGCGCTAATTAAATATTATAAGGGTTTTTAG
- a CDS encoding DUF421 domain-containing protein, giving the protein MDLNFIWKAAVIVIGGVLILRLAGRKSISQLTVAQTVMMVAVGSLIIQPVGDRNIWITLIITFLMVLTLIFLEYMALKYDKLESFMYGKSIAVVENGKIIKANLKKMRLTVDMLELRIRQQGISNISDLQWATIESNGQIGYMLMPAKQPATKADIQMLLSMIQETGLGAKEFKSVNIVTNETEDTDNLFQEVKTKAHRKDIPDHLK; this is encoded by the coding sequence TTGGACTTAAATTTTATTTGGAAAGCTGCCGTAATTGTCATAGGTGGTGTGTTGATTTTACGTTTAGCTGGTAGGAAGTCCATTTCCCAGCTGACTGTCGCACAGACGGTTATGATGGTTGCCGTTGGCTCACTCATTATACAGCCAGTGGGTGATAGGAATATATGGATCACACTTATCATTACTTTCTTGATGGTACTTACCCTTATTTTTCTTGAGTATATGGCTCTGAAATACGATAAGCTGGAAAGCTTTATGTACGGTAAATCAATCGCAGTAGTGGAAAATGGGAAGATTATCAAAGCAAATTTGAAGAAAATGCGCTTAACGGTCGATATGTTAGAGCTTCGTATTCGACAACAAGGGATTTCCAATATTAGTGATTTGCAGTGGGCAACTATAGAGTCAAATGGCCAGATTGGTTACATGTTAATGCCAGCTAAGCAACCTGCTACAAAGGCCGATATTCAAATGCTCTTATCGATGATTCAGGAAACCGGACTAGGCGCGAAAGAGTTTAAGTCGGTCAATATAGTAACTAATGAAACTGAAGATACAGACAATCTATTTCAAGAAGTTAAAACAAAAGCTCATAGAAAAGACATTCCAGATCATTTGAAATGA
- a CDS encoding M23 family metallopeptidase produces the protein MVKGKIQIFLLVAVTLIITVLYYPMVTSYYQVPIIENKHDDALEDTALFAYQEEQMLTIEQFIFSKDRIIQGDILEVSVYFANQPEDLYIEQTLYKDFRWFNGNGIVRGYIPTNYSTSPGRYEIKYGNRKTGTEFSQEIEIIAHEYRIQHLTIDRKIEETTRNQAAYQEMDQYFVPVRKKSAPQKYYSEPFMIPAIGRLTTEFGQTRYVNGAPTSSRHSGLDIAAPIGTEIMATNRGKVVLAMPLILTGNTIIVDHGEGFFSVYFHNDQNMVEVGEIVERGQQIATMGTTGFSTGSHLHFTMSYYEMNIEPGFIIVGEPITLTNYHLYLQ, from the coding sequence ATGGTCAAAGGTAAAATTCAGATATTCTTACTTGTTGCCGTTACACTTATCATCACTGTATTGTATTATCCAATGGTTACGTCTTATTATCAAGTACCAATTATAGAAAATAAACATGATGATGCGTTGGAAGATACGGCACTCTTTGCCTACCAAGAAGAGCAGATGTTGACAATTGAGCAGTTTATATTTTCGAAAGACCGTATCATTCAAGGGGATATTCTAGAGGTATCTGTTTACTTTGCGAATCAACCTGAGGATTTATATATAGAGCAAACATTATATAAAGACTTTCGGTGGTTTAATGGAAATGGTATTGTTAGAGGGTATATACCTACGAATTATAGTACGAGTCCAGGACGATATGAAATTAAGTACGGAAACCGAAAAACCGGAACTGAATTTTCCCAGGAGATTGAAATCATAGCACATGAATATCGAATTCAGCATTTAACGATTGATCGCAAGATAGAAGAAACGACAAGAAATCAAGCGGCATATCAAGAGATGGATCAATATTTCGTACCAGTCCGGAAGAAGTCAGCCCCGCAAAAGTATTATTCTGAGCCATTTATGATACCTGCCATCGGGCGACTCACGACAGAATTTGGGCAGACGCGCTATGTAAACGGTGCGCCAACATCATCAAGACATTCTGGACTAGACATTGCAGCGCCAATTGGGACGGAAATCATGGCAACAAACCGCGGGAAAGTTGTATTAGCAATGCCTTTGATCCTGACGGGCAATACCATCATTGTTGATCATGGGGAAGGGTTCTTTAGCGTCTATTTTCACAATGATCAGAATATGGTCGAAGTAGGCGAAATTGTAGAACGAGGGCAGCAAATTGCTACCATGGGGACGACGGGTTTTTCTACGGGCTCGCATTTGCACTTCACGATGTCATATTATGAAATGAACATCGAACCTGGATTCATAATAGTTGGAGAGCCAATTACGTTAACGAATTATCATTTGTATCTACAATAA
- a CDS encoding D-serine ammonia-lyase, whose protein sequence is MIHGKTLEEWLAMYPMLEEVIDAKEVFWNNPSYTSYQEAIQNIRISEDEVRDAAARLERFAPYLMEAFPETSKNRGVIESPLIEVPSMHADLNNSYKAQLTGKLLLKCDNQLAISGSIKARGGIYEVLKHSETLAIENYLLTLEDDYAMMNSDRFREFYSQYSIAVGSTGNLGLSIGIMGAQIGFQVFVHMSADAKQWKKDLLRDKGVTVIEYDADYSQAVAAGRKQAESNAKMFFIDDENSKDLFLGYAVAAYRLQEQLKDKGYLVDHDHPLFAYLPCGVGGGPGGIAFGLKLIFGDDVHCFFAEPTHSPCMLLGLLTGLHEQVSVQDFNLDNITAADGLAVGRPSGFIGRTLEQMISGVYTVTDEKLFLLLKKLVDTENISLEPSALTGLAGPTMLLRSKMGQEYIAQHNLQEKMHQAIHLPWATGGNMVPFEVMEEYYTNASKIQRKLNFKRDDSTSDSNEKQCSVKAKYYIMVLFNGGAL, encoded by the coding sequence ATGATTCATGGAAAAACTTTAGAAGAATGGCTTGCAATGTATCCGATGCTAGAGGAAGTCATAGATGCTAAAGAGGTTTTTTGGAACAATCCTAGCTATACTAGTTATCAGGAAGCTATACAGAATATTCGCATCTCTGAAGATGAAGTGCGAGACGCGGCTGCGAGGTTAGAACGATTCGCTCCCTATCTGATGGAAGCTTTCCCTGAGACTTCAAAGAATCGAGGAGTTATCGAGTCTCCCTTAATTGAGGTTCCGAGTATGCATGCTGACCTTAATAATTCCTATAAGGCTCAGCTGACAGGAAAGCTACTACTTAAATGCGACAACCAACTTGCTATTTCTGGATCAATCAAAGCCCGTGGAGGAATTTACGAGGTTTTGAAGCATTCGGAAACATTAGCAATTGAAAATTACCTTCTGACGTTAGAAGATGATTATGCTATGATGAACAGCGATAGGTTTCGTGAGTTTTACTCGCAATACTCAATAGCGGTCGGATCTACAGGGAACCTAGGCTTGAGTATTGGAATCATGGGAGCGCAAATAGGTTTCCAAGTGTTCGTGCATATGTCTGCTGATGCTAAGCAATGGAAGAAAGATTTATTAAGAGACAAGGGCGTTACTGTCATCGAGTATGATGCTGATTACAGTCAGGCTGTCGCTGCTGGGAGAAAACAGGCAGAATCTAACGCGAAGATGTTTTTCATAGACGACGAAAATTCCAAAGATTTATTCTTAGGATATGCTGTTGCAGCATACCGCTTGCAAGAACAGTTGAAGGATAAGGGTTACTTGGTGGACCATGACCATCCATTATTCGCATATCTCCCATGTGGTGTCGGTGGAGGTCCTGGTGGAATTGCTTTTGGCTTGAAGTTGATTTTCGGGGACGATGTCCATTGTTTCTTTGCCGAACCGACCCATTCCCCTTGTATGTTACTAGGATTACTGACCGGTTTGCATGAGCAAGTATCCGTTCAAGATTTCAATCTCGATAACATTACTGCGGCAGACGGTTTGGCAGTAGGGAGGCCGTCGGGCTTTATTGGCAGAACATTAGAACAGATGATTAGTGGAGTTTACACGGTTACGGACGAAAAGCTCTTTCTATTGCTTAAGAAGTTAGTAGACACAGAAAATATTTCGTTGGAGCCTTCAGCGCTTACGGGATTAGCTGGTCCAACAATGTTGTTACGATCGAAAATGGGGCAAGAGTATATTGCACAGCATAATCTGCAAGAAAAGATGCACCAAGCGATTCATTTGCCTTGGGCTACAGGTGGGAATATGGTTCCATTTGAAGTGATGGAAGAGTACTATACAAATGCATCGAAAATACAAAGAAAACTTAATTTCAAAAGAGATGATTCGACAAGCGATTCGAATGAAAAACAATGTTCAGTAAAAGCTAAATATTATATAATGGTATTATTTAATGGAGGTGCTCTATGA
- a CDS encoding TetR/AcrR family transcriptional regulator, with product MNETTERIIDAAIELIKDKGYAGATTKAIAKKAGVNEVTIFRHFGTKKGILEAAAERISYVPVLSIMIRDQMTWNLEHDLSIIASSYQHLVQSKKDLILIAFKDGNLNEDLNVTISKTPLQLKKDLMEYFSVMQKKGLLIECNLEAQAMNFIWLNFGYFIQKARLQDNVTSIPTDEFIKHSIMLFARALTP from the coding sequence ATGAATGAAACTACAGAAAGAATCATCGATGCTGCTATTGAGCTAATTAAAGATAAGGGGTATGCAGGGGCTACCACGAAAGCAATTGCGAAGAAAGCAGGAGTAAATGAAGTAACAATTTTTCGCCATTTCGGAACTAAAAAAGGAATCCTCGAGGCTGCTGCTGAGCGCATTTCTTACGTGCCAGTTCTATCTATTATGATTCGTGATCAAATGACTTGGAATCTCGAACATGATCTTTCTATCATTGCCAGCTCCTACCAACATTTAGTTCAGTCTAAGAAAGACCTGATTCTTATCGCTTTTAAAGACGGGAATCTGAATGAAGATTTGAATGTAACGATTTCGAAAACACCCCTTCAGCTGAAAAAAGATCTGATGGAGTACTTCTCCGTTATGCAGAAAAAAGGCTTACTAATAGAATGTAACTTAGAAGCCCAAGCGATGAACTTCATCTGGCTAAACTTTGGGTATTTCATTCAGAAAGCCCGCTTACAGGATAATGTAACATCTATACCCACAGATGAGTTCATCAAACATAGTATTATGCTATTTGCTAGGGCATTAACGCCCTAG